A single region of the Selenomonas sp. oral taxon 920 genome encodes:
- a CDS encoding TatD family hydrolase, protein MTTFIDTHAHLYDERYDDDRAEMIARAAAAGVTQIISMGDTMAASAQVVADAEQYPTLYAAVGVHPESACVLTDAERAQLLTWAKHPKVVAIGEIGLDYYWEKDPKVRALQRELFVTQLNLARAAGLPVCIHDREAHGDTLAILQAAGRDLTGVLHCYSGSLETARELWKLGYYIGVDGPLTFKNAGKLPAIVREAPQESLLIETDSPYLAPVPKRGKRNEPAYVVHVAAKIAELRGETVEEVARYTTENARRLYPKLKMG, encoded by the coding sequence ATGACGACATTCATTGATACGCACGCGCATCTGTATGACGAACGCTACGATGACGACCGCGCAGAGATGATTGCGCGTGCCGCCGCGGCGGGGGTCACGCAGATCATCAGCATGGGCGATACGATGGCGGCATCCGCGCAGGTGGTCGCCGATGCGGAGCAGTATCCCACGCTCTACGCCGCTGTCGGTGTGCACCCCGAGAGCGCGTGTGTGCTGACGGATGCGGAGCGTGCGCAGCTGCTCACGTGGGCGAAGCATCCGAAGGTGGTCGCCATTGGCGAGATCGGACTCGACTACTACTGGGAGAAAGATCCGAAGGTACGCGCCCTGCAGCGCGAACTCTTTGTGACCCAACTGAATCTCGCACGTGCGGCGGGGCTGCCCGTGTGCATCCACGACCGTGAGGCGCACGGGGATACACTCGCCATCCTGCAGGCAGCGGGGCGTGATCTCACAGGCGTACTGCACTGCTATTCGGGCAGTCTGGAGACAGCGCGCGAACTGTGGAAGCTCGGCTACTATATCGGCGTCGACGGTCCTCTGACGTTCAAGAATGCGGGAAAGCTGCCCGCAATCGTGCGCGAAGCTCCGCAGGAGAGTCTCCTCATCGAGACGGACAGCCCGTACCTCGCGCCCGTGCCGAAGCGCGGCAAGCGCAACGAGCCTGCCTACGTCGTGCACGTCGCGGCAAAGATTGCAGAGCTGCGCGGCGAGACCGTGGAGGAGGTTGCACGCTATACAACGGAGAATGCGCGGCGGCTGTATCCGAAGCTGAAAATGGGGTGA
- the metG gene encoding methionine--tRNA ligase: MSEKTPFYITTPIYYPSAKLHIGHAYCTTVADTIARFKRLAGYDVFFLTGSDEHGQKIQQAAEKEGVTPLQYVDRIVAGFQELWRLLGISYDDFIRTSEERHHELVQHIFQKIYDQGDIYKGEYKGLYCTPCESYWTKLQLDENGCCPDCHRPVQEVAEEAYFFRMSKYADRLLAYINEHPDFIQPVSRHNEMIAFIEQGLEDLCVSRTSFDWGIPVPFDPKHVVYVWFDALTNYLTPIGYMHDKEKFNHYWPADVHLVGKEIVRFHTIIWGCMLMALGIDLPKKVYGHGWLIVDGAKMSKSVGNVVDPIALIEEFGADAVRYFLLREITLGQDGNISRDTLIGRINSDLANDLGNLLHRTLSMAKKYRKGVITKGAGRTDFDAVLEEMAAATVADYTAQMERMELSAAIKTAWALISRTNKYIDETAPWTLAKDEAKAAELDSVIYHLVESLRITSILISPFLPVTARRIHEQLGFTSDFAAVQLSDAAWGGLPDGHTVGTAQQLFPRIEIEK, translated from the coding sequence ATGAGTGAAAAGACTCCCTTTTACATCACTACACCGATTTACTATCCGAGCGCGAAGCTGCACATCGGACACGCTTACTGCACGACGGTTGCGGACACGATTGCGCGGTTCAAGCGGCTTGCGGGCTACGATGTGTTCTTTCTGACCGGCTCGGACGAGCACGGGCAGAAGATCCAACAGGCGGCGGAGAAGGAGGGCGTAACGCCCCTTCAGTACGTCGACCGCATTGTTGCGGGCTTTCAGGAGCTGTGGCGGCTGCTCGGCATCTCCTATGACGACTTTATCCGCACGTCGGAGGAGCGTCACCACGAACTCGTACAGCATATTTTCCAAAAAATCTACGATCAGGGCGACATCTACAAGGGAGAGTACAAAGGGCTCTACTGTACGCCGTGCGAGAGCTACTGGACGAAGCTGCAGCTCGACGAGAACGGCTGCTGCCCCGACTGCCACCGCCCCGTGCAGGAGGTCGCGGAGGAGGCGTACTTCTTCCGCATGAGCAAATATGCTGACCGTCTGCTTGCCTACATCAACGAACATCCCGATTTCATCCAGCCCGTCTCGCGCCACAACGAGATGATTGCGTTCATCGAGCAGGGGCTGGAGGATCTGTGCGTCTCTCGCACCTCGTTCGACTGGGGTATCCCCGTGCCGTTTGACCCGAAGCACGTCGTCTACGTCTGGTTCGATGCGCTCACGAACTACCTCACGCCGATCGGCTATATGCACGACAAGGAAAAATTCAACCACTACTGGCCGGCGGACGTGCATCTCGTCGGCAAGGAGATTGTGCGCTTCCACACGATCATCTGGGGCTGTATGCTGATGGCACTCGGCATTGACCTGCCGAAAAAGGTCTATGGGCACGGTTGGCTCATCGTGGACGGGGCAAAGATGTCGAAATCCGTCGGCAACGTGGTCGATCCGATCGCGCTCATTGAGGAGTTCGGCGCGGATGCCGTGCGCTACTTCCTGCTGCGCGAGATCACGCTCGGGCAGGACGGCAACATCTCGCGCGACACACTCATCGGGCGCATCAACTCGGATCTGGCGAACGATCTCGGCAATCTGCTGCACAGAACCCTTTCGATGGCGAAGAAGTATCGGAAGGGCGTTATCACAAAGGGCGCAGGGCGCACGGACTTCGATGCGGTGCTTGAGGAAATGGCTGCAGCGACGGTCGCGGACTATACGGCGCAGATGGAGCGCATGGAGCTCTCTGCCGCGATTAAGACGGCGTGGGCACTGATCTCGCGTACGAACAAGTACATCGATGAGACCGCACCGTGGACGCTCGCAAAGGACGAGGCGAAGGCGGCAGAGCTCGACTCCGTGATCTATCATCTCGTCGAGTCGCTGCGCATCACGAGCATCCTGATCTCCCCGTTCCTGCCCGTGACTGCACGCCGCATCCACGAGCAGCTGGGATTCACGTCGGACTTTGCGGCGGTGCAGCTCTCCGATGCCGCGTGGGGCGGACTGCCTGACGGTCACACGGTCGGTACGGCGCAGCAGCTTTTCCCGCGCATTGAGATCGAAAAATGA
- the rsmI gene encoding 16S rRNA (cytidine(1402)-2'-O)-methyltransferase, with protein sequence MTVTGKLYLCATPIGNLGDITYRAVEMLRTADVIAAEDTRHTRGLLAHYDIHTPMTSYHEHNKEEKGAELIARMRAGETVVCVSDAGLPGIADPGGDLARRAIAEGIPVTPLPGANAALSALICAGLPLEGFTFVGFLPRKEKKRRELLARIAAYPETLIFYEAPHRLRETLAALAAKLGAERRACAARELTKKFEELRRTTLGNLLAHYREHEPRGEFVLIVAGADESAAAADDVEEMSLTERYEAHIAEGLDKKDAMRRTAQELGISRRDVYQALLAEER encoded by the coding sequence ATGACAGTGACAGGAAAGCTCTATCTCTGTGCGACGCCCATCGGCAACCTCGGCGACATCACCTATCGCGCCGTCGAGATGCTGCGCACGGCGGATGTGATCGCCGCTGAGGACACGCGGCACACGCGCGGACTTCTCGCGCACTACGACATCCACACGCCCATGACGAGCTACCACGAGCACAACAAGGAGGAAAAGGGAGCGGAGCTGATTGCGCGGATGCGGGCGGGCGAGACCGTCGTCTGTGTCAGCGACGCAGGGCTGCCGGGCATCGCCGACCCCGGCGGCGACCTCGCGCGGCGTGCAATTGCGGAGGGCATCCCCGTCACGCCGCTGCCGGGCGCGAACGCCGCACTCTCTGCGCTCATCTGCGCGGGACTGCCGTTGGAGGGATTCACTTTCGTCGGCTTCCTCCCGCGCAAGGAGAAGAAGCGGCGCGAGCTCCTTGCGCGCATCGCCGCCTACCCCGAGACACTGATCTTCTACGAGGCGCCGCATCGTCTGCGCGAGACGCTTGCCGCTCTTGCGGCGAAACTCGGCGCAGAGCGGCGTGCGTGCGCTGCGCGCGAGCTTACGAAGAAGTTCGAAGAGCTGCGCCGCACGACGCTCGGCAACCTCCTCGCACACTATCGGGAGCACGAGCCGCGCGGCGAGTTTGTTCTCATCGTCGCGGGCGCGGACGAATCTGCCGCCGCTGCGGATGATGTGGAGGAGATGTCCCTCACGGAGCGCTACGAGGCGCATATCGCCGAGGGACTCGACAAGAAAGACGCTATGCGCCGTACCGCGCAGGAGCTTGGCATCTCACGGCGGGATGTGTATCAGGCGCTCTTGGCGGAGGAGCGTTAA
- a CDS encoding response regulator transcription factor — MDEKARVLIVEDEVRIARFLQMELEHEGFEAETEGNGTRAYERIIQENFDIILLDVMLPGMDGIEICRRVRTVSNVPIIMLTARDAVEDRVEGLDIGADDYITKPFAVPELLARLRNALRRRDISTEDASDRLTVKNLIMFLSRYEVQVDGETVALTKREYDLLEYLLRNKRTVLTRDQILQEVWGFDYTGETNVVDVYIRYLRAKLDDRFNKKYIYTVRGVGYVVRD; from the coding sequence ATGGACGAAAAAGCACGTGTCCTCATTGTCGAGGACGAAGTTCGCATTGCACGTTTTCTGCAGATGGAGCTTGAGCACGAGGGCTTCGAAGCAGAGACCGAGGGCAATGGCACGCGCGCCTATGAGCGCATCATTCAGGAGAATTTCGACATCATTCTGCTCGATGTCATGCTGCCGGGGATGGACGGCATTGAAATCTGCCGCCGTGTCCGCACGGTCTCGAACGTGCCGATCATCATGCTGACGGCACGCGATGCGGTCGAGGATCGCGTGGAGGGGCTCGACATCGGCGCGGACGACTACATCACGAAGCCGTTTGCCGTGCCCGAGCTGCTCGCGCGTCTCCGCAACGCACTGCGCCGCCGCGACATCTCGACGGAGGATGCCTCCGACCGGCTCACGGTGAAGAATCTCATCATGTTCCTCTCGCGCTACGAGGTACAGGTGGACGGCGAGACCGTCGCCCTCACGAAGCGCGAATACGATCTTCTCGAATATCTCCTGCGCAACAAGCGCACCGTGCTGACGCGCGATCAGATTCTGCAGGAGGTATGGGGGTTCGACTACACAGGAGAAACGAACGTAGTCGATGTCTATATCCGCTACCTGCGCGCCAAGCTGGATGACCGCTTCAACAAGAAGTACATCTACACGGTGCGGGGTGTCGGATATGTTGTCCGCGACTAA
- a CDS encoding sensor histidine kinase has product MLSATNSRLARWIDRHFYIRISTKITVMYAAILFFVLILSTAILGIGAYIYFYRQAEVDLDRSIRHVMGNIESGNAAEAKFWFDGPVIPGVIVRITDNEGRVVLDTDAHFPSIETIEAGRVSTPIWANPEMEVSEFQGGAVYHARRNVEYGGIRYQIHFLRTITTEKDFFNSLQRLLFYTVAICFLIALLAGHFISGRILKPIREITWTARSIEVERLGRRLDVPRAHDELSELARTFNRMLDRLQEGFTQQQRFVSDASHELRTPLTVILGYSDMLTRWGREDKNILDEGITAIRTEAENMQQLIEKLLFLARADQKRQAVNKEEVDFAELLADTMEKMETVTTSHEVTLGRNDPATVSADPVLLRQLLRIFLENSLKYTPAGGHIHAYSVLSPDGRSVIVTLSDNGIGIAPEHQSRIFDRFYRVDSSRTKETGGSGLGLSIACWIAERHDIKIALKSAVDEGTTITLTIPIIRE; this is encoded by the coding sequence ATGTTGTCCGCGACTAATTCGCGCCTAGCCCGTTGGATCGACCGCCACTTCTACATCCGCATCTCTACAAAGATCACTGTGATGTACGCCGCAATCCTCTTTTTCGTACTCATCTTATCAACGGCGATTCTGGGGATTGGCGCGTACATCTATTTTTATCGGCAAGCGGAGGTCGACCTCGACCGCAGCATCCGCCATGTGATGGGCAATATCGAGAGCGGCAATGCGGCAGAGGCAAAGTTCTGGTTCGATGGGCCTGTGATCCCCGGTGTCATCGTGCGCATCACGGACAATGAGGGGCGCGTTGTGCTCGATACGGATGCCCATTTCCCCTCGATTGAGACGATCGAGGCAGGACGCGTGTCAACACCGATCTGGGCAAATCCCGAGATGGAGGTCTCCGAGTTCCAGGGCGGTGCGGTCTATCATGCGCGGCGCAATGTCGAGTATGGAGGAATCCGCTATCAGATCCACTTTCTCCGTACGATTACCACAGAAAAGGACTTTTTCAACTCGCTGCAGCGTCTGCTCTTCTACACAGTCGCCATCTGCTTTCTGATCGCGCTCCTCGCGGGACACTTCATTAGCGGGCGCATCCTGAAACCCATTCGCGAGATCACGTGGACGGCACGCAGCATCGAGGTCGAACGTCTCGGGCGGCGTCTCGACGTACCACGCGCACACGATGAGCTCTCCGAACTCGCGCGCACATTCAACCGCATGCTTGACCGTCTGCAGGAGGGGTTCACGCAGCAGCAGCGCTTCGTATCGGATGCCTCACACGAGCTGCGCACGCCGCTCACGGTCATTCTCGGCTACTCGGATATGCTCACGCGTTGGGGACGCGAGGACAAGAACATCCTCGACGAGGGCATTACCGCCATCCGTACGGAGGCGGAAAATATGCAGCAGCTCATCGAGAAGCTGCTCTTCCTTGCGCGCGCCGACCAGAAGCGTCAGGCAGTCAACAAGGAAGAGGTCGATTTCGCCGAGCTCCTCGCCGACACGATGGAGAAGATGGAAACCGTTACGACCTCACACGAGGTCACGCTCGGACGAAACGATCCCGCAACCGTGAGTGCCGACCCTGTGCTGCTGCGACAGCTCCTGCGCATCTTCCTCGAGAACAGCCTGAAATACACGCCTGCGGGCGGGCACATCCACGCCTACTCCGTGCTCTCTCCGGACGGGAGGTCTGTCATCGTGACCCTCTCGGACAACGGCATCGGAATCGCCCCCGAACATCAGTCACGCATCTTCGACCGTTTCTACCGCGTGGACTCCTCGCGCACGAAGGAGACAGGCGGCTCGGGCCTCGGACTTTCCATCGCATGCTGGATCGCCGAGCGCCACGACATCAAGATTGCGCTGAAGAGCGCCGTGGACGAGGGCACAACCATCACCCTCACCATTCCGATCATACGCGAATAA
- the rfbD gene encoding dTDP-4-dehydrorhamnose reductase produces the protein MKILITGATGQLGHDCAEECRARGHEVHGVSSELFPLSDENVMRAVLDATEPDAILHAAAYTAVDKAEDEPSLCRKVNAAGTEILARLAGERDAKLLYVSTDYVFPGTGDAPHETNELTAPHNVYGASKLAGEEAVQQHLEKYFIVRTSWVFGAHGKNFVKTMLELSKTHKSLSIVADQIGSPTYTRDLAPLLVDMLESEKYGIYHATNEGFCSWAKFAAEIFRQAGADVNVTSVPSHMYPTKAVRPKNSRLSKKSLDEAGFRRLPTWQDAVGRFLKELKESAE, from the coding sequence ATGAAAATCCTCATCACGGGAGCCACAGGCCAGCTGGGTCATGACTGCGCGGAGGAATGCAGGGCACGCGGGCACGAAGTACACGGCGTCTCCTCCGAGCTCTTCCCGCTGTCTGACGAGAACGTCATGCGCGCCGTCCTCGATGCGACGGAGCCGGATGCCATCCTCCACGCGGCTGCGTACACCGCTGTGGACAAGGCAGAGGACGAACCCTCACTCTGCCGCAAGGTCAACGCAGCGGGCACGGAGATCCTCGCACGTCTCGCGGGAGAGAGAGATGCAAAGCTCCTCTACGTCAGCACAGACTACGTTTTCCCCGGTACGGGCGACGCTCCCCACGAGACAAACGAACTTACCGCCCCGCACAACGTCTACGGTGCATCAAAGCTCGCGGGCGAAGAGGCGGTGCAGCAGCATCTCGAAAAGTATTTCATCGTACGCACCTCGTGGGTCTTCGGTGCGCATGGCAAGAATTTCGTAAAGACCATGCTTGAGCTTTCCAAGACGCACAAGAGCCTCTCCATCGTCGCCGATCAGATCGGCTCGCCCACGTATACGCGCGACCTCGCGCCTCTGCTCGTGGATATGCTTGAGAGCGAGAAATACGGCATCTATCACGCGACGAATGAGGGGTTCTGCTCGTGGGCGAAGTTCGCCGCCGAGATCTTCCGTCAGGCGGGCGCGGATGTCAACGTGACCTCCGTCCCCTCGCATATGTACCCGACGAAGGCCGTGCGCCCGAAGAACTCCCGCCTCAGCAAAAAGAGCCTCGATGAGGCGGGCTTCCGCCGTCTGCCGACGTGGCAGGATGCAGTGGGACGGTTCTTGAAGGAGCTGAAAGAGTCGGCAGAATAG
- the sstT gene encoding serine/threonine transporter SstT — MLSNISRKYRETALIKLIAVGLIIGILIALYAPAVIPVVAVLGDVFVRALKGVAPILVFVLVMNAMAQRTVGAGAALKPIVRLYIIATFLASVVAVGFSFAFPSTLHLVVADANVAPPSGIVEVVHNLILNVVDNPIHAIASANYIGILAWSVLAGVALQKASPTTKNTVRDFAVVMTQIVLWVIRFAPFGIMGLVADAVGTSGVDALISYLQLLAVLLGAFFSVALIMNPIIVWTHIRRNPFPLVFTTLRESGIYAFFTRSSAANIPVNLQLCKRLGLNPEVYSISIPLGATINMSGAAITIAILSLAAAHTLNINVDLPTALLLCLIATIGACGASGVAGGSLLLIPVACSSFGISNDIAMQVVGVGFIIGVLQDSCETALNSSTDVLFTATAEFAERAKEGTLTAEDMTPKS, encoded by the coding sequence TTGCTCAGCAACATCAGCCGCAAGTACCGCGAGACGGCACTCATCAAGCTCATCGCGGTCGGACTCATCATCGGTATTCTCATCGCGCTCTACGCGCCCGCCGTCATTCCCGTCGTCGCCGTGCTCGGCGATGTCTTCGTCCGTGCCCTGAAGGGTGTCGCGCCGATCCTCGTCTTCGTTCTCGTCATGAACGCGATGGCGCAGCGCACAGTCGGCGCAGGTGCGGCACTGAAGCCCATCGTGCGTCTCTACATCATCGCGACCTTCCTCGCGTCCGTCGTCGCTGTCGGGTTCTCCTTCGCCTTCCCATCGACGCTCCATCTCGTCGTCGCGGACGCAAATGTTGCGCCGCCGAGCGGCATTGTCGAGGTCGTGCACAACCTCATTCTGAACGTCGTCGACAACCCAATTCACGCAATCGCAAGCGCGAACTACATCGGCATCCTTGCATGGAGCGTCCTCGCAGGGGTCGCTCTCCAGAAAGCAAGCCCGACCACGAAAAACACGGTGCGCGACTTCGCCGTCGTCATGACGCAGATCGTACTCTGGGTCATCCGTTTCGCTCCGTTCGGCATCATGGGGCTCGTCGCGGATGCAGTTGGTACGAGCGGCGTGGATGCCCTCATCAGCTACCTCCAGCTCCTCGCCGTTCTGCTCGGCGCATTCTTCTCCGTCGCACTCATTATGAATCCGATCATCGTCTGGACACACATCCGCCGCAATCCGTTCCCGCTCGTCTTTACCACCCTGCGCGAGAGCGGAATCTACGCATTCTTTACGCGCAGCTCTGCAGCGAACATTCCCGTCAACCTCCAGCTCTGCAAGCGGCTTGGGCTCAATCCCGAGGTTTACTCCATCTCCATCCCGCTCGGTGCGACCATCAACATGAGCGGCGCGGCGATCACGATTGCAATTCTCTCGCTCGCCGCCGCACACACATTAAACATCAATGTCGATCTGCCGACCGCCCTCCTCCTCTGTCTCATCGCCACCATCGGTGCGTGCGGCGCATCGGGTGTTGCGGGCGGCTCGCTCCTCCTCATCCCCGTTGCCTGCTCCTCGTTCGGCATCAGCAACGACATTGCGATGCAGGTCGTCGGCGTCGGCTTCATCATCGGCGTGCTGCAGGACTCCTGCGAAACCGCGCTGAACAGCTCTACCGACGTTCTCTTCACCGCAACTGCGGAGTTCGCCGAGCGAGCAAAGGAAGGAACGCTCACAGCGGAGGATATGACCCCGAAAAGCTGA
- a CDS encoding biotin transporter BioY — MTTLDDKFFSVRNTTRMALCIALICVSAYIAIPVPFMAPLTMQTFVMCLAALVLTPRQTAVVLVGYTVLGAIGLPVFAGGVGGLGIIFGPRGGFFIGFLTAYTLMSMLKGREPSFARYALVGTLVSVPVTYAIATLWLTILFGDKFAGIAAAFMALVQYIPGDLIKAVAAAALGVTLNRRLRYF; from the coding sequence ATGACAACACTCGATGATAAATTCTTTTCCGTCCGCAATACGACGCGCATGGCACTGTGCATTGCACTGATCTGCGTGAGTGCGTACATTGCGATCCCTGTGCCGTTCATGGCACCGCTCACGATGCAGACCTTCGTCATGTGTCTTGCCGCGCTCGTGCTCACGCCGCGACAGACGGCGGTTGTCCTCGTGGGCTATACCGTGCTCGGTGCGATCGGACTGCCTGTGTTCGCGGGCGGCGTCGGGGGACTCGGCATCATCTTCGGTCCGCGCGGCGGCTTTTTCATTGGCTTCCTCACGGCCTATACACTCATGAGCATGCTGAAGGGCCGCGAGCCGTCCTTTGCACGCTACGCTCTCGTCGGGACTCTTGTGAGCGTGCCTGTCACCTATGCTATTGCAACACTCTGGCTGACGATCCTCTTCGGGGATAAATTCGCAGGGATTGCCGCTGCATTTATGGCACTCGTACAGTACATCCCGGGCGATCTAATCAAGGCGGTCGCGGCGGCCGCACTCGGCGTGACGCTGAACAGGCGGCTGCGGTATTTCTGA